A window from Pseudomonas frederiksbergensis encodes these proteins:
- the msrA gene encoding peptide-methionine (S)-S-oxide reductase MsrA produces the protein MTTRTETAILAGGCFWGMQDLLRRYPGVVSTRVGYSGGDVPNATYRNHGTHAEAIEIVFDPDQISYRQILEFFFQIHDPTTKNRQGNDVGMSYRSALFYLNDEQKQVAEDTVADADASGLWPDKVVTEIMPAGPFWEAEPEHQDYLEHYPNGYTCHFIRPDWKLPKRG, from the coding sequence ATGACGACGCGAACTGAAACTGCCATCCTGGCCGGTGGCTGCTTCTGGGGCATGCAGGATTTGCTGAGACGCTACCCCGGCGTAGTGTCCACGCGGGTGGGCTACTCCGGCGGCGATGTGCCCAATGCGACTTACCGCAATCATGGCACGCACGCGGAAGCGATCGAGATTGTGTTCGATCCGGACCAGATCAGCTATCGCCAGATCCTCGAGTTTTTCTTTCAGATTCACGACCCGACGACGAAGAATCGTCAGGGTAACGATGTGGGTATGAGCTACCGCTCGGCGCTCTTCTATCTCAACGATGAACAGAAGCAGGTGGCCGAGGACACGGTGGCCGATGCTGATGCATCCGGCCTCTGGCCCGACAAGGTCGTCACTGAAATCATGCCCGCAGGCCCGTTCTGGGAAGCAGAACCGGAACATCAGGACTACCTCGAACACTACCCCAACGGTTACACCTGCCATTTCATTCGGCCAGACTGGAAACTGCCCAAACGAGGGTAA
- a CDS encoding GFA family protein: MDVLHQGSCLCGAVKYYVAAELKAVTHCHCSQCRKGHRAAFATYASAPRSAITIMAGVETLKTFNSSGGVARQFCGDCGSSLFWSDSKGEFSDWMSVAIGTLDTLFLNEKQKHVCVASKAPWYSIEDRWPQTE, encoded by the coding sequence ATGGATGTACTTCACCAAGGAAGTTGCCTGTGCGGCGCAGTGAAATATTACGTGGCCGCCGAGCTGAAAGCGGTTACCCATTGCCATTGCAGCCAATGTCGCAAGGGCCACCGGGCAGCATTCGCGACGTATGCAAGCGCACCCAGGTCGGCGATTACAATCATGGCGGGGGTCGAGACGCTCAAAACCTTTAACTCGTCTGGAGGCGTCGCACGACAGTTCTGTGGCGACTGCGGCTCTTCGCTGTTCTGGTCTGATTCCAAAGGCGAGTTTTCGGATTGGATGTCCGTGGCGATAGGCACGCTGGATACGCTGTTTCTGAATGAAAAACAGAAACACGTGTGTGTTGCATCGAAAGCGCCGTGGTACTCAATCGAGGATCGGTGGCCGCAGACGGAGTGA
- a CDS encoding LacI family DNA-binding transcriptional regulator encodes MTSVKDVAQLAGVSLMTVSRALNTPEKLSPETLQRVRRAIDELQFVPSLSARKMRGDNLQSRTIGVFALDTATTPFAVELLLSIEQTAQQAGWNVFILNLLSNPPTDQNIDLMLSHRPDGLIFSAMGFRHVNIPERLKSKPLVLANCLADDSRLVSYVPDDETGQYRAVHHALSQGYRRPLCINLPKQSLAWDLRQKGLLRACQAFGLAPDALLQYDLSDHDAYGETAAILDRHIIDGRPQFDILICGNDRIAFCAYQLLLGRGLKIPDDVAVLGYDNMIGIAELFIPPLTTVQLPYYEIGRKAARHLIETIEVSGAQPVDCPLVVRASL; translated from the coding sequence ATGACTTCAGTGAAAGACGTTGCACAGCTGGCCGGCGTGTCCCTGATGACGGTTTCTCGAGCGCTCAACACCCCGGAAAAACTGAGCCCCGAAACCCTTCAGCGGGTACGTCGCGCCATTGATGAACTGCAATTCGTACCGAGCCTGTCGGCGCGCAAGATGCGCGGCGACAACCTCCAGTCGCGCACCATCGGAGTGTTCGCGCTGGACACCGCGACTACACCGTTCGCAGTCGAGTTGCTGCTGTCCATCGAACAGACCGCACAGCAGGCGGGCTGGAATGTGTTCATCCTTAACCTGTTGAGCAACCCGCCCACCGACCAGAACATCGACCTGATGTTGTCGCACCGTCCCGACGGGTTGATCTTCAGCGCCATGGGGTTTCGCCACGTGAACATTCCCGAGCGCTTGAAGAGCAAACCCCTGGTACTCGCCAATTGCCTGGCGGATGACAGTCGCCTGGTGAGTTATGTGCCCGACGACGAAACCGGGCAGTATCGAGCCGTACATCATGCGTTAAGCCAAGGCTATCGGCGCCCTCTGTGTATCAATTTGCCAAAACAGAGTCTGGCCTGGGACCTGCGACAAAAAGGCTTGCTGCGTGCCTGTCAGGCATTCGGTCTTGCGCCTGACGCACTCCTGCAATACGACCTTTCCGATCATGATGCCTATGGTGAAACCGCAGCCATCCTCGACCGGCACATCATTGATGGTCGTCCCCAATTCGACATTCTGATCTGTGGCAATGACCGCATTGCATTTTGTGCCTATCAGCTGTTGTTGGGCCGAGGCCTGAAAATCCCCGACGATGTCGCCGTACTCGGCTATGACAACATGATCGGTATCGCTGAGCTGTTCATCCCGCCGTTGACGACGGTGCAACTGCCGTACTACGAGATCGGTCGCAAGGCTGCCCGGCACCTGATCGAGACCATTGAGGTATCAGGAGCTCAGCCAGTTGATTGTCCATTGGTGGTCAGGGCATCACTGTAA
- a CDS encoding glycoside hydrolase family 32 protein: protein MTVYLNPMNDPMSCALDLAQHALSDGLSRVSDDYRPGYHLAPPAGWMNDPNGVVYFRGEYHVFYQHHPFDAKWGPMYWGHAKSADLVHWQHLPIALAPGDEFDRDGCFSGSAVVCGETLALIYTGHTWLGDVGDERSIRQVQCLATSSDGIRFVKHGAVIETAPQDTIMHFRDPKVWQEDDCWYLIAGARLGDVPLLPLYRSTDLHAWEFLDYVASGSEGDGYMWECPDLFRLNGRDVLLYSPQGMQPQGYDRLNKYQTGYRVGRLDSEWHFTGGPFIELDNGHDFYAAQTLLAADGRRLVWAWLDMWESPMPSQAHHWCGMLGLPRELELHADRLCVYPARELTALRKAPLQGTLWWGESGTRSVPEVNGDMLEIHVHLDLLGCTDGHLGIALRCSDDGKEETLLYYDASLQRLVLDRSRSGAQVTGQRSVAIDPTQGQLELRVFLDRSSIEVFDENGRFSLSSRLYPRPDSLGVKLLASGSGGRVSIPKAWPLASGWL, encoded by the coding sequence ATGACTGTGTATTTGAATCCCATGAACGACCCAATGTCTTGCGCCCTTGACCTTGCGCAGCATGCGCTGAGTGATGGCCTGTCTCGCGTCAGCGATGATTATCGTCCCGGTTATCATCTTGCCCCCCCAGCGGGCTGGATGAACGACCCTAACGGGGTGGTGTACTTTCGTGGCGAATACCATGTGTTCTACCAACACCACCCCTTCGACGCGAAATGGGGCCCGATGTATTGGGGGCATGCCAAGAGCGCCGATCTGGTCCATTGGCAGCATTTGCCCATTGCGCTGGCACCCGGCGATGAGTTCGACCGTGACGGTTGTTTTTCCGGCAGCGCGGTGGTGTGCGGGGAGACCTTGGCACTGATCTACACCGGGCACACCTGGCTGGGGGACGTGGGCGACGAGCGCTCGATCCGTCAAGTCCAGTGCCTGGCGACCAGCAGCGACGGCATCCGGTTCGTCAAGCATGGCGCCGTCATCGAGACCGCGCCGCAAGACACGATCATGCACTTTCGCGACCCAAAGGTATGGCAGGAAGATGACTGTTGGTACCTGATTGCCGGCGCACGTCTGGGCGATGTGCCGCTGCTGCCGCTGTACCGTTCCACGGATCTGCACGCCTGGGAATTCCTCGACTATGTGGCCAGCGGCAGCGAGGGTGATGGCTATATGTGGGAGTGCCCGGACCTGTTCCGGCTGAACGGGCGCGATGTGCTGCTCTACTCCCCTCAAGGCATGCAGCCCCAGGGTTACGATCGGCTCAACAAGTACCAGACCGGTTATCGAGTGGGCCGACTCGACAGCGAATGGCACTTTACTGGCGGGCCTTTTATCGAGCTGGATAACGGCCACGATTTCTATGCGGCGCAAACGCTACTGGCCGCCGACGGTCGGCGCCTTGTGTGGGCGTGGCTCGACATGTGGGAAAGCCCGATGCCGAGCCAGGCTCATCACTGGTGCGGCATGCTCGGTTTGCCGCGCGAACTTGAACTGCACGCAGATCGCCTTTGCGTCTATCCGGCACGTGAGCTCACCGCTCTGCGCAAAGCGCCATTGCAGGGCACGCTCTGGTGGGGTGAGTCGGGTACGCGGTCGGTGCCGGAAGTGAATGGCGATATGCTCGAAATCCATGTGCATCTGGATCTGCTCGGCTGCACCGATGGCCACCTCGGAATCGCCTTGCGTTGCAGCGATGATGGCAAGGAAGAAACCCTGCTCTATTACGATGCGTCACTGCAGCGCCTGGTGCTTGACCGCAGCCGCTCGGGTGCGCAAGTCACCGGTCAGCGCAGCGTGGCGATAGACCCGACACAAGGGCAACTGGAACTGCGGGTGTTCCTCGATCGCTCGTCCATCGAGGTGTTCGACGAAAACGGGCGCTTCAGCCTCAGCAGTCGCCTCTATCCGCGGCCCGACAGTCTGGGCGTGAAGCTGCTGGCCAGCGGGAGTGGCGGGCGTGTCTCCATTCCCAAGGCATGGCCTCTGGCCTCGGGATGGTTATGA
- a CDS encoding ABC transporter ATP-binding protein yields MIKLKLDNVNKQLGGMRILRDVSLEIAAGEFVVFVGPSGCGKSTLLRLIAGLDSICGGDLLIDGRRVNDLEPRERGVGMVFQSYALYPHMSVYDNISFGLKLAKTDKTSLRERVLKTAQILQLDKLLQRKPKELSGGQRQRVAMGRAMAREPDILLFDEPLSNLDASLRVQMRNEIARLHDRLGSTMIYVTHDQVEAMTLADKIVVLNGGRVEQVGSPRELYERPASRFVAGFLGSPRMNFLPARLQTPGETSLVDTLVWGITPLPFDSSNLATSTQLSLGIRPEHVSLKPADGTAGVVVTAVEYLGSETYVHLETGQDEPLICRCEVSAGWQAGDRVELQLDIDNLHLFDADGAALKRHPQTIETLPDGVPLRSARASAL; encoded by the coding sequence GTGATCAAATTGAAACTGGACAACGTGAACAAACAATTGGGCGGCATGCGCATTCTTCGCGACGTCAGCCTGGAAATCGCGGCGGGTGAATTCGTGGTGTTCGTTGGCCCTTCGGGCTGCGGAAAGTCGACCCTGCTGCGACTGATCGCCGGGCTGGATTCGATCTGCGGCGGCGACCTGCTGATCGACGGGCGACGGGTCAACGACCTGGAGCCGCGCGAGCGTGGTGTCGGCATGGTGTTTCAGTCTTATGCGCTGTACCCGCACATGAGCGTCTACGACAACATCAGCTTTGGTCTCAAACTGGCCAAGACGGACAAGACCAGCCTGCGCGAGCGCGTGCTGAAAACCGCACAAATCCTGCAGTTGGACAAACTGCTGCAACGCAAGCCAAAGGAACTGTCCGGTGGGCAGCGTCAGCGTGTGGCCATGGGCAGAGCCATGGCGCGGGAACCGGACATCTTGTTGTTCGATGAGCCGCTTTCCAACCTGGATGCGTCCTTGCGGGTGCAGATGCGCAACGAAATTGCCCGACTGCATGATCGGCTGGGCTCGACCATGATCTACGTCACCCACGATCAGGTTGAAGCGATGACCCTGGCCGACAAAATTGTCGTGCTCAATGGCGGGCGCGTAGAACAGGTCGGCTCACCGCGCGAACTCTATGAACGCCCGGCCAGCCGCTTTGTCGCCGGTTTTCTCGGTTCGCCCAGAATGAATTTTCTGCCGGCGCGCCTACAGACGCCAGGCGAAACCAGCCTGGTGGATACCCTCGTATGGGGTATCACGCCCCTGCCCTTCGACAGCTCGAACCTGGCGACGAGCACGCAGCTGAGCCTGGGGATTCGCCCGGAGCATGTGTCGCTCAAACCGGCAGATGGAACTGCCGGCGTCGTCGTTACCGCGGTCGAATACCTGGGCAGCGAAACCTATGTGCACCTCGAGACAGGTCAAGACGAGCCATTGATCTGTCGTTGCGAAGTCAGCGCCGGATGGCAAGCGGGCGATCGGGTTGAGCTGCAGCTGGACATCGACAACCTGCACCTGTTCGACGCCGACGGCGCGGCCTTGAAGCGTCACCCGCAAACCATTGAAACCCTGCCGGATGGCGTCCCTCTGCGCTCGGCACGAGCAAGCGCCCTATGA
- a CDS encoding carbohydrate ABC transporter permease, whose protein sequence is MNLRLLKKALLRLGFWCLIGVLLLYAVFPFYYAIVTSLKPSSALFEVSYWIENPDFSNYVAVLNQASFLRAIGNSLVVALCVVTLALFLSLTAAYALGRVKFRGRGTVLMMVLGVSMFPQVAVLSGLFEVIRALGLYNTSWALILSYTIFTLPFTVWVLTTFMGQLPHELEEAAIMDGASPWVTLTRVLLPLLWPALVTTGLLAFIAAWNEFLFALTFTLTDTQRTVPVAIALISGGSPHELPWGLLMAASVVVTVPLVILVLIFQRRIVSGLTAGALKG, encoded by the coding sequence ATGAACCTGCGCCTACTGAAAAAAGCCCTGTTGCGCCTCGGATTCTGGTGTCTGATCGGGGTGTTGCTGCTGTATGCGGTCTTCCCTTTCTACTACGCCATCGTGACGTCGCTGAAGCCGTCCAGCGCCTTGTTCGAGGTGAGTTACTGGATCGAAAACCCCGACTTCTCCAATTACGTGGCAGTGCTCAATCAAGCCTCATTCCTGCGGGCGATCGGCAACTCGCTGGTGGTTGCGCTGTGCGTGGTGACATTGGCGCTGTTCCTCAGCCTGACCGCCGCCTATGCCTTGGGCCGGGTGAAGTTTCGGGGGCGTGGCACGGTCTTGATGATGGTCCTTGGCGTGTCGATGTTTCCTCAGGTCGCGGTGTTGTCGGGGCTGTTCGAAGTGATCCGTGCACTGGGTCTGTACAACACCTCCTGGGCGTTGATCCTGAGCTACACGATTTTCACCCTGCCCTTCACAGTCTGGGTACTGACCACGTTCATGGGGCAACTGCCCCATGAACTGGAAGAAGCGGCAATCATGGATGGCGCCTCGCCCTGGGTCACGCTGACCCGCGTGCTGTTGCCGTTGCTCTGGCCCGCACTGGTCACCACTGGCTTATTGGCCTTCATCGCCGCGTGGAACGAGTTCCTGTTTGCCCTGACCTTCACCCTCACCGACACGCAACGCACGGTGCCGGTCGCCATCGCCTTGATTTCCGGCGGCAGTCCCCATGAGTTGCCTTGGGGGTTATTGATGGCCGCCTCGGTGGTGGTCACCGTCCCACTGGTGATTCTGGTGCTGATCTTCCAGCGCCGAATCGTTTCTGGTCTCACTGCCGGCGCGTTAAAGGGTTGA